The window TTGAATCCATTATGACCCGGAACCGCTGCAGTTTCTGCTGCAGCTCGTCCGGGTCAATGTCCTTTTTCATACCCGGCATACCGGGCAGCATAGACATTATCTTCTTCAAAGGGCCGACATCAGCCATCATCTCCATCTGCTCATACATTTCCCTGAGCGTGAAGTGGCCTGACATAATTTTGCGAGCTGTTTCTTCGGCCCTGTCCTCGTCTATCGTCTCCTTCATCTTTTCGAGAAGAGCATGTAGATCGCCCATGCCGAGCAGCCTGGAAATGAATCGTTCGGTGTCAAACGTTTCCAGGTCCTCCAGATGTTCCCCGGTTCCTATGAATATTATCGGAGCCCCGGTATGACCTACGGCACTGAGTGCACCTCCGCCTTTCGCGGTCCCGTCCATTTTGGTGAGTATTACGCCGTTGACGTTTACAGCATCATGAAATGCCTTTGCCTGTGCACCGGCCTGCTGCCCCACCGAGGCGTCCAGCACCAGTATCCTCTGCTCAGGTTTGACAAAATCCTCAATCCGCTTTATTTCATCTATGAGATCCTGTTCGAGGGAATGCCGGCCGCTCGTATCTATAATCTTGACGTCGAGGGCCGAAAACTGCCTGATACCCTCCCTTACAATTTTCATTGCATCCTTTTCATTCCTGATGCCGAAAACAGGAACCTTGATCTCTTTGCCAATCTGTTCAAGCTGGTCATAAGCAGCCGGGCGGTGGACATCGGCCGCAATGAGTCCCACGCTCAATCCCCTTTTGAACAGGAATCTGGCGAGTTTGCCGGCGGTCGTTGTCTTGCCCTGACCGTATAGACCCACGAGCATTATATTCTGCTTCTCCCGGGGAAGCTGTCTTGATTCACCGAGGATTGATGCCAGTTCCTCATAAATGATCTTTATAACATGCTCCTTGAGGCTCGCACCTGCCTGAAGCTTCTCGTTGAGAGCCCTCTCCTCCAGCTTCTTCGAAAGGGACAGCACAAGATTCACGTTGACATCGGCTTGCAACAGCGCTCTCTGGATGTCTTTCACAATTTCCTTCAGGAATTTTTCATCAATGTTTGCAGAACCGGTTATCCTCTTGACAATCGAACGGAGCGATTCACCGAGACCTTCAAGAACCAGAATACCACCTCAGAACTGACATCTCTTCCGCATGGACAGATATGTCACTATTTTTAGCTTTACAATTTAGCTTTACAAAAATCCCTTTAGAAAGGGATGGGCCAGTTTTGTCAGAAGGGATGGGATGCACTCTAACAACTAGCCCAAAACCCTGTCTTTTATCATAGAGACACTACTATTAAAACATTTCTGATTGTCTTTGCGTGAGGTGGAAGGAGGGGTTTGACAGTGCTTGCTTAATGCCGAGATTGCACATACATATCCAAGGCTTCGGTTCTAAAGAGACAGTTAGGTTTCAGGTAGTTCATGAACCGGCGACCCCTGAATTCAGATAATATATCAAAATCTGCCTGAAAAACAGATCCGCATGTCTTTTTTCTGTATAGACTTAAATACTTGTTTTCTCTTGAAAGAGATGAAAATCCTTTTTTTTAAGCTTGGCAGGGATTCGCTGATGGAACTTTCAGAACTGAAGAAGGGAACGACGACCATAGGGATAGCGTGCAAGGACGGAACAGTACTGGCCTCCGAAACAAGAGCCACCATGGGAAACCTGATCGCGCACAAGCATGCCGATAAAATTTACAAGCTTGATGACAACCTCGGAATGACGACAGCGGGCCTTGTCGGGGACGATCAGGCTCTTGCGAGATACGTGAGGGCCGAGGTTGAGCTGCACAGACTGAAAAGCGCATCCTTCATGAGCGTGAAGGGCGCAGCAACGCTGACTGCAAACATTTTGCAGTCCAACAGATACATGCCTTTTTATGTCGGCCTGATCATAGGCGGTATCGACGGAGGCAAGTCCAGCGTATACGGTCTGGATGCGGCCGGCGGCATGACGGACGACGAATATGTTTCAATAGGATCAGGTTCGCCGTTCTCCCTTGGTGTACTGGAAGATCACTTTGAATCCGGCATGAATGTCAACGAGGCGACTGACATAGCAATAAGGGCCCTCCATTCTTCAATGGAAAGAGATTCCGCGAGCGGCGGAAAGGCTGTTGTTGTGAACATCACCTCCAAGGGATACGTAAAGCTTGACGAGAAGGAGATAGACAAGAGATGGTCCAGGATCCAGAAATCATCTCAATGAAACGGTTTAACTGACATATTTCTCACATCAAAGCGATTTGGGATTTACTCTCATTGAACAGAGTTTCAAATGAATCCGGAAGGTAAGTAGCAGATGAGTCTAGAAAGAATGCTTGAAGAAGTTAACGAAGCGGTAAAGAAAATTTTCCCTGCAGATATTGAGATTGCAAACATAGATTTCGAAGCTTCTGTGGTGGTAATATACATCAGGAATTTCGAAAAATTTTCACAGAACACGGAACTGGTAAGACAGCTTGCCCAGTCTCTGAAGAGAAGAGTGGATATAAGGCCGGATCCATCATTGCTGGCAGACAAGGATGAGGTCGAAAAAAAGATCAGGTCAATTATACCGGACGAAGCACAGGTAATGGACATATTCTTTGACGATGAAACCGGCGAGGTTGTTATCGAGGCGATAAGCCCCGGTTCGGTGATAGGAAAGCAGGGGGCAGTTCTCAACGAGATCAAAAGAGAGACCGGCTGGGCGCCCAAGGTTGTTCGTGCTCCACCAATCGCATCCAAGACAATAAACGACATCAGGACATACATGAGGACGATATCAAACGAGCGGAAGGACTTTCTCAGGAAGGTGGGTAGACGACTTTACAGGGCCAGGATGGAAGGGGAAGGCTGGATACGCATAACATCCCTGGGAGGTTTCAGGGAGGTTGGAAGAAGCTCCACACTGCTCAGCACCAGGGAGAGCAAAGTTCTCATAGACTGCGGATTGGGAACATCGGATCAGGACAGCGGCGGGCCAAATGTTCCGGCGCCCTATCTCAGTGCACCTGAACTGCAGCCCATCGAATCGATTGATGCCGTCGTTATTACGCATGCTCACCTTGACCACACAGGCCTGCTGCCGGCGCTTTTCAAGTATGGTTATGACGGCCCTGTTTACTGCACCCCTCCCACGCGCGATATGATGTCGATGCTCCAGCTTGATATGATCAAGGTTGCGTTCGGAGAGGGCAAGAAGCCTCCTTATGAATCATCCCATATCAGAAAGGAGGTCGCAAACTGCATAACACTGAAATACGGTGAAACTACAGACATAGCACCGGATATCAGGCTAACCTTCCAGAACGCGGGCCATA of the Candidatus Sysuiplasma jiujiangense genome contains:
- a CDS encoding signal recognition particle protein Srp54, which codes for MVLEGLGESLRSIVKRITGSANIDEKFLKEIVKDIQRALLQADVNVNLVLSLSKKLEERALNEKLQAGASLKEHVIKIIYEELASILGESRQLPREKQNIMLVGLYGQGKTTTAGKLARFLFKRGLSVGLIAADVHRPAAYDQLEQIGKEIKVPVFGIRNEKDAMKIVREGIRQFSALDVKIIDTSGRHSLEQDLIDEIKRIEDFVKPEQRILVLDASVGQQAGAQAKAFHDAVNVNGVILTKMDGTAKGGGALSAVGHTGAPIIFIGTGEHLEDLETFDTERFISRLLGMGDLHALLEKMKETIDEDRAEETARKIMSGHFTLREMYEQMEMMADVGPLKKIMSMLPGMPGMKKDIDPDELQQKLQRFRVIMDSMTNEELDNPKVIKSSRIIRIARGAGVEQRNVRELLKQYNLSRRAVKGFLGNRQIRRQLMKQMKEQKATDD
- the psmB gene encoding archaeal proteasome endopeptidase complex subunit beta — protein: MELSELKKGTTTIGIACKDGTVLASETRATMGNLIAHKHADKIYKLDDNLGMTTAGLVGDDQALARYVRAEVELHRLKSASFMSVKGAATLTANILQSNRYMPFYVGLIIGGIDGGKSSVYGLDAAGGMTDDEYVSIGSGSPFSLGVLEDHFESGMNVNEATDIAIRALHSSMERDSASGGKAVVVNITSKGYVKLDEKEIDKRWSRIQKSSQ
- a CDS encoding beta-CASP ribonuclease aCPSF1; the encoded protein is MSLERMLEEVNEAVKKIFPADIEIANIDFEASVVVIYIRNFEKFSQNTELVRQLAQSLKRRVDIRPDPSLLADKDEVEKKIRSIIPDEAQVMDIFFDDETGEVVIEAISPGSVIGKQGAVLNEIKRETGWAPKVVRAPPIASKTINDIRTYMRTISNERKDFLRKVGRRLYRARMEGEGWIRITSLGGFREVGRSSTLLSTRESKVLIDCGLGTSDQDSGGPNVPAPYLSAPELQPIESIDAVVITHAHLDHTGLLPALFKYGYDGPVYCTPPTRDMMSMLQLDMIKVAFGEGKKPPYESSHIRKEVANCITLKYGETTDIAPDIRLTFQNAGHILGSAVCHFHIGEGLYNIAFSGDIKYEKTWLFNPANNKFPRLEALVLEATYGGYKDIQASRQEASIGLKEIVERVLGRQGKVIIPVFAVGRSQEMMLVLEELMRTGQVPTIPVWLDGMIWEATAIHTAYPEYLNSQLRTQIFQNGENPFLSPIFRRVDSSETRNRILNDTEPCIVLATSGMMNGGPVMEYMKHWADDQRNTLIFVGYQAEGTLGRKIQRGAKELQMSEHGQQIAVPINLNIETVDGFSGHSDRRQLLNFVSSMEPKPSRIFLGHGEEHKCLELASTIHKKFGIETKAPMNLETVRLR